The sequence GTCCTCCGGGTCGACGCCGATCAGCTCGGAGATCACCATCGACGGCAGCAGCGCCGCGAAGTCCTGGACGTAGTCGAAACCACCGGAGCCGACGAGCGGGTCGAGCAGCTCGGCGGCGATCGCGCGGATCGCGCCCTCCATGCCGCCGACGCGGCGCGGGGTGAACGCTCGGGACACCAGCACCCGCATGGTCGTGTGGACGGGCGGGTCCATGAAGATCATCTGCCCGACGTCCATCGGCTCCGGGCTCATGATCTCCAGGACGGTGCCGTGCGCCGAGCTGAACGTCGCCGGGTCCAGGTGCGCGCCGTCGACGTCGGCGTACCGGGACAGCGCGTAGAAATCGAACTTGTCGTTGCGGTAGACCGGAGCCTCGTCCCGCAGCCGGGACCACACCGGGTGCGGGTCGGCGTCGATGTCCTTGTCGAACGGGTCCCAGTACAGCTCAGTCACGGAAGCCGGCCTCTCTCAGGGCGCAGGTCGAGCCGTCGGTGTCGGCACTGCCTCCGACGAGTTTGACTTACTGTTCCAACTTGTCGAACGGCTGGTGTCTGGGTCAAGTTCGGCGGGACCGGCGCTGTTCGAGGTTCGCGACCAGGCGGCTCATCGCGGCGCGGGCCTGCTCGTGCGCGGTCTCGCGGCCGGCCACCTCGTCCGCCACGAGCCCGAGCGCCAGGCCCTGCATCGTGGTGGCGAGAAGCGCCGGCGGGAACACGTCAGGGTCAAGGCCGTACTCGGTCTGGATCTTGTCCAGCACGGCCATCTGCATCTGCCGCACCACCCGGGCGACCTCGCCGACCTCCGCCCGCAGTGCCGGCCGGTGGTTCGCCGCCGCGAGGAACTCGATGAGCAGCGCCGTGCCGCGGGGGTCGGAGGCGAGATCCCACCACGCCTGCAGGGGCCGGGGCGAGGCCAGCGCCGCCTCCATCCGCTCGACGGTGCGCTCGGAACGCCGGCGCAGCAGCGCGACGAACAGGTCGTCGATGGTCGGGAAGTAGTAGTGCAGCAAGGGCGCCTTGAGGCCGATCCGCTCGGCGACGTTGCGGGAGGTCACCGCCGCGTAGCCCTCGCGCAGCATGATCTCCTCGGCGGCGTCGAGGACGCGGGTCACCTTCTCCTCGGTCGCCGCGCGGCGACGGCGGGGCTCGGCCATCCACCCCTCCCTCGCTCGACACCGGCTCTTCCATCCTGCCCGAGGGCCGCGCTTTTCTTGACACCATCTGGCGGCTGATTTTGAATAGCTGTTCAAACTCAGCTCGACAGGTGGCGCGTCGCCGGGAGGTGTCCGAGTGAGCAACCCGAGCCCGGTGTACTGGGATCCGTTCGACCGTGAGATCGCCGAGGATCCCTACCCGACCTACCGGCGGCTGCGGGCCGAGGCGCCGCTCTACTACAACGACCGCCACGACTTCTACGTGCTCAGCCACTGGGACGACGTCAACCGGTCACTGGTCGACTGGGCCACCTTCTCCTCGGCGCGGGGCCCGATCCTCGAGGTCATCAAGGCGAACATCAAGATCCCGCCGGGGACGCTGCTCATGGAGGACCCGCCGATCCACGACCTCCATCGCCGCCTGCTCGCCCGGGTCTTCACGCCGCGGCGGGTGATGTCGCTGGAATCCGAGATCCGGGACTTCTGCGTCCGGTGCCTTGATCGTCTCGCCGGGTCGGCGAGCTTCGACCTGATGGCCGAGTTCGCCAACGAGGTCCCGATGCGGGTCATCGGCATGCTGCTCGGCATCCCGGAGGCCGACCAGGCCGCGGTCCGGGAGCGGGCCGACGCCAAGCTGCGCACCGAGCCCGGGAAGCAGATGAAGGTGTCCGCGAAGGCGCTGATGGACACCGACCTGTTCGCCGACTACATCGACTGGCGGGCCGCCCATCCGTCCGACGACCTCATGACCGAACTGCTGAACGCCGAGTTCGAGGACGAGACGGGGACGACGCGCACGCTCACCCGTGAGGAGATCCTGACCTACGTGACCGTGCTGGCCGGTGCCGGCAACGAGACGACCGCCCGCCTGATCGGCTGGCTGGTCGCCCTGCTCGACCGGCACCCCGACCAGCGCGCGGACCTGGTCGAGAACCCCGGGCTGATCCCGAACACCATCGAGGAGACGCTGCGCTTCGAGCCCACCGGCCACGCGATCGCCCGCTACGTCACGAAGGACGTGGAGCTCTACGGCCAGACGGTCCCGGCCGGCAGCGCGATGATGTTGCTGCTGGCTTCCGCCAACCGTGACGAGCGGCGTTGGGACGGCGGCGAGTGTTTCGATGTTCGTCGCAAGATCGACCAGCACATCACCTTCGGAATCGGCACTCATTACTGCCTCGGCGCGGCGCTGGCTCGACTCGAAGGCCGTATTGCGCTCGAGGAGATCCTCGCGCGTTTTCCCACCTGGGACGTCGACTGGGACAACTCGGCGCTGTCCTCGACCTCCACCATGCGCGGCTGGGAGCACCTTCCCATCAGCGTCGGCTGACCGCCGCGACTTTTCGCAGGCACTGCAACCGCCACCAAGACCCGAGACCGAGCCGACCGACGCCGGGCGGTCGGTCGACACTGGACGGAGAACCCGATGGGAAAGCTCGACGGCAAGGTCGCCTTCATCACCGGAGCGGCCCGCGGGCAGGGCCGTAGCCACGCGGTGCGGCTGGCCGAGGAGGGCGCCGACATCATCGGCATCGACATCTGTGCGCAGATGGAGTCGGTCCAGTACCCGATGGGCACCCAGGCTGAGCTGGACCAGACCGTCAAGGAGGTCGAGGCGCTCGGCCGGCGCATCGTGGCGTTGAAGGCGGACGTCCGTGACGTTGCCGGGCTCCAGGCGGCATTCGACGAGGGCGTGGCCGCGCTCGGGCCGGTCGACATCGTCGTGGCGAACGCCGGCATCGGCGCCGGCGGCAAGGCGATCGCCCCGGAGACGGAATGGGACGAGGTCGTCGCCGTCAACATGACCGGCGTGTGGAACACCGGCCGGGTCGCGATTCCGTCCATGCTCCAGCGCGGTAAGGGCGGCTCGATCATCCTTACCAGCTCCACCGGCGGCCTCGTCGGTGTCGGCATTCCCACGTCGGGATTCCTCGCCTACACCGCGGCGAAGCACGGCGTCATCGGGCTGATGCGTTCGTGGGCGAACTTCCTGGCCCCGCACATGATCCGGGTCAACAGCGTCGCGCCGACCGCGGTACGCACCCCGATGGCCGGCGACGGCGACCTCAAGGCGATCATGGAGCGCAACCCGGCGCTCGCCAACGCGCTGACCAACGCCATGCCCGTCGACCTGGTCGAGCCCCTCGACGTCTCGAACGCGGTCCTGTGGCTGGCCTCCGACGAGGCTCGCTACATCACCGGCACCGTCGTCCCCGTCGACGCCGGCCTCATCAACAAGCGATAGCCGGCACGCCCGCGCGGCGAGCGATCCTGGCCACGGACACCGCGCCGGGCCTGATCGTCGTCTTGGCCCTGGGGCGGTTATGGAAACGCCCGCATCACGACCGCCCCAGGGCCAAATCCGCGATCAAGATGACGCGAGCGCACTGAGCTGTCAGGGGCCCGAAACCGGTCGGACCGGGTCCGAGGCGCCGCTAGTACATTGCGTTACACCATGGGTCGTTGTCGGGCAAGAGGGGCGCGGGTTGGCCGGCGGCGGCTGCTGCCGCTCCTGGTGCTGGCGTTGGCGCTCGTGGCCGGCTGCGGGCGGGTCGACCCGAACGAGGGCTTTCCCGGATTTCAGGACACGCTGGCGCCGTCGGGGCAGGCGGCCGGCGGTGCGGACGCCGCGTCGTCCGACTCCGGCGCTGGTCAGCCGACGGACGCAGCCGACCAGGGCGCGCCGCGGCCCGTCGCGACCCCGGGCCCGGGGTCCGCCCCGTCGGCCGGCTCGAATGGCGCCGCCGGCGCCGCCGCGACCGCGTCGGCGAAGGTGAGTCCGTCGGGCACGGCGGCCAACCACGGCCCGACCGCGGCGGTCACCACCAGCTCGATCAAGCTCCCCGTCGAGACCACCACTCCCGCCGCCAAGCCGACGACCGCGAAGCCGACCGGCGGCATCGTCCTGCCGCACTGATCGTCCTGCCGCACTGATCCATCTGTCGCACTGATCCACCTGGCGCACGGATCCGCCCGGCGGCCTCCGGACCGGTCGGACGACGCCTGAACGGTCGGTGGTCCGGTCTACCCTGACGGACAGAACGGACCTCAGGGCGACCCCGGGCGAACAGGGGAAGAACGATGACCACACTGGCGGACCGGCCCAACACGGCGCTTCTCGTGGTGGACGTGCAGACCGAGGTCGTCGCCGCGGCCTATGACCGGGACGCCGTCGTGGCGAACATCCGTGAGCTCGTCGACGAGGCCCGGCGGGCCGGCGTGCCGGTGGTCTGGGTCCGGCACTCCGACGAGAGCCTGGTGCGCGGGTCGGCGGGCTGGCAGATCGTCGCGGAGCTGGTTCCCGACGGTGGTGAACCGCTCGTCGAGAAGAGCTACGGCGACGCCTTCGAGGCCACCACGCTGGAAGACGTGCTGGCGGGGCTCGGGGTAGGGCGGCTGGTCGTGGCCGGCGCCGAGACCGATGCCTGTATCCGGTCGACGTTGCACGGTGCCTTCACCCGGGGCTACGACGCGGTCCTCGTCAGCGACGCGCACACCACCGGCGACAGGAGCGCCTGGGGTGCGCCACCGCCGGAGCAGGTCATCGGGCACACCAACCTGTACTGGACCTACCAGACCGCCCCCGGCCGGACCGCCGGCACCGTCGCGACCAAGGACGTCGGCTTCGGCGCCGCGCACTGAGCCGAGCGTGCCCGAGCGGCTGGGGGCTGGGGGCCGGACGGTGCCAGGGAGGACGACGCGGTGAGCGATGACGCGACGGGCGCCACCCGGCGGCGGGCCCGCGAGCCACGGCGCGTCAAGCGGCTGCTGGTGGTGGGCGCGGCCGTCGGGCTGCTGGCCGTCGGCGGTGGGTTCGGATTTCTCGGCGGCCGGCTGTCCGCCCCGGCGGGGCGGTCCGCGGACCGGGCGGTCCGGCCGCAGGAGAAGGTCCAGCACGCCGCGGCCGTCCGCTACGGCAACCTGACGTTCCGCCCGACCGGGCTGACCTGCGGGATGCGGTGGGCCTTCGGCACGCACGCGGAGCTGGAGGCCAAGGGCCAGTACTGCCGGCTCGGCGTCGTCGTCGAGAACATCGACTCGACCTTCCATGACCTCGTCACCGGGAGGCAGCGCCTGGTGGACTCCGCCGGAAAGGCGTACGCACCGAGTTTCGACGTCATGCGGGCGAAGCGGCAGCCGGACTCGATCACCCTCGGTGCCCGGGATGCGGTCGAGATCGACCTCTGGTTCGACGTGCCGGCGGGCGGCCGGATCGACGCCGCCCGCCTGGTCGGTGACGACGACCCGTCCGGCATCGACGTCGTCGTCAACACCCCGCGTCCGTCCGGCGGCGCTCGCGTCCCGTTGACGATGTAGGCGGCCCGGACGGCGTCGTCCGGACCTTGGGCACCTGGCATCCTCGGGTGACGGTTGCGTGGGGTCTTGTCCGGAGAATCACCCTGGAGGCGGTCAGATTCTTCGCCATGCTCGGATAGAGGCCGTGGTCGGCTTGGCCAGGCGTCAGGAGGGTGGATCCGATGGGTGACGCGACGGCGGGGAATCCGGGCCGGCCGGGCGGAACGGTGGGTTGGAACGGGTCCTCGAATCTCGCGTGCCGGGTGGACCCGGATGCCGATCCGACGAACCGGGTCGGCCGCGAGCCACCTCGGACCAGGGTCTACCGGGCCGGCAAGCTGGAGGCCGAGGGCTTCCCGGTCGCCCGGGTCAGCGACTATCTGGAGGAGCCCGACACCGTCGTCTGGCTCGACCTGTGCGCGCCGCGACCGGACGAGCTGCACGTCATCAGCGAGGAGCTGAACCTCTCGTCGCTGGCGGTCGAGGATGCCGTCAGCCCGCGTGAGCGCCCGAAGCTGGACCGGTACGACAGCCATCTGTTCCTGAACGCCTACTCGGTGAGCTTCGACCGGGACAGCGGCGAGGTGGCCACGCACGAGGTCGCCGCGTTCATCACGCAAAAGGCGCTGGTGACCGTGCGCCAGGACGAGGGCTTCGACGTCGACGGCCTGCTCGCGCACTGGGGCGAGGTCGGCCAGGAACTCGGCCAGTACGGCGTCAGCTACCTGGTGCACGGGCTGCTCGACTTCATCGTCGACCAGCATTTCGCCGCCGTGCAGAGCCTCGACACGGAGATCGAGACGCTGGAGGACCTGCTGTTCGACGACGCGCCGCACGACGGCGCCGTCCAGCGGCGCAGCTACGAACTGCGCAAGAGCCTGGTGCTGCTGCGCCGGGTGGTCCTCCCGATGCGCGAGGTCGTCAACACGATCATGCGTCGGGACCTGCATCTGGTCAGCCCCGAGATCGCGCCCTACTACCAGGACGTCTACGACCACGTGCTGCGCGCCACGGAGTGGACCGAGAGCCTGCGGGACCTGGTCACCACGATCCTGGAGACGAACCTGACCATCCAGGGCAACCGGATGAACCTCATCATGAAACGGCTGAGCGCCTGGGCCGCGGTTATTGCCGTGCCCACCGCGATCACCGGTTTCTACGGCCAGAACGTTCCCTATCCGGGCTTCGGCAAGGAATGGGGCTTCGCCGTCAGCGTCGGCGTCCTTCTC is a genomic window of Pseudofrankia inefficax containing:
- a CDS encoding TetR/AcrR family transcriptional regulator; this translates as MAEPRRRRAATEEKVTRVLDAAEEIMLREGYAAVTSRNVAERIGLKAPLLHYYFPTIDDLFVALLRRRSERTVERMEAALASPRPLQAWWDLASDPRGTALLIEFLAAANHRPALRAEVGEVARVVRQMQMAVLDKIQTEYGLDPDVFPPALLATTMQGLALGLVADEVAGRETAHEQARAAMSRLVANLEQRRSRRT
- a CDS encoding cytochrome P450 gives rise to the protein MSNPSPVYWDPFDREIAEDPYPTYRRLRAEAPLYYNDRHDFYVLSHWDDVNRSLVDWATFSSARGPILEVIKANIKIPPGTLLMEDPPIHDLHRRLLARVFTPRRVMSLESEIRDFCVRCLDRLAGSASFDLMAEFANEVPMRVIGMLLGIPEADQAAVRERADAKLRTEPGKQMKVSAKALMDTDLFADYIDWRAAHPSDDLMTELLNAEFEDETGTTRTLTREEILTYVTVLAGAGNETTARLIGWLVALLDRHPDQRADLVENPGLIPNTIEETLRFEPTGHAIARYVTKDVELYGQTVPAGSAMMLLLASANRDERRWDGGECFDVRRKIDQHITFGIGTHYCLGAALARLEGRIALEEILARFPTWDVDWDNSALSSTSTMRGWEHLPISVG
- a CDS encoding mycofactocin-coupled SDR family oxidoreductase, translating into MGKLDGKVAFITGAARGQGRSHAVRLAEEGADIIGIDICAQMESVQYPMGTQAELDQTVKEVEALGRRIVALKADVRDVAGLQAAFDEGVAALGPVDIVVANAGIGAGGKAIAPETEWDEVVAVNMTGVWNTGRVAIPSMLQRGKGGSIILTSSTGGLVGVGIPTSGFLAYTAAKHGVIGLMRSWANFLAPHMIRVNSVAPTAVRTPMAGDGDLKAIMERNPALANALTNAMPVDLVEPLDVSNAVLWLASDEARYITGTVVPVDAGLINKR
- a CDS encoding isochorismatase family protein, with the protein product MTTLADRPNTALLVVDVQTEVVAAAYDRDAVVANIRELVDEARRAGVPVVWVRHSDESLVRGSAGWQIVAELVPDGGEPLVEKSYGDAFEATTLEDVLAGLGVGRLVVAGAETDACIRSTLHGAFTRGYDAVLVSDAHTTGDRSAWGAPPPEQVIGHTNLYWTYQTAPGRTAGTVATKDVGFGAAH
- a CDS encoding magnesium transporter CorA family protein — protein: MGDATAGNPGRPGGTVGWNGSSNLACRVDPDADPTNRVGREPPRTRVYRAGKLEAEGFPVARVSDYLEEPDTVVWLDLCAPRPDELHVISEELNLSSLAVEDAVSPRERPKLDRYDSHLFLNAYSVSFDRDSGEVATHEVAAFITQKALVTVRQDEGFDVDGLLAHWGEVGQELGQYGVSYLVHGLLDFIVDQHFAAVQSLDTEIETLEDLLFDDAPHDGAVQRRSYELRKSLVLLRRVVLPMREVVNTIMRRDLHLVSPEIAPYYQDVYDHVLRATEWTESLRDLVTTILETNLTIQGNRMNLIMKRLSAWAAVIAVPTAITGFYGQNVPYPGFGKEWGFAVSVGVLLGCAGFLYVAFKRRDWL